Within the Erigeron canadensis isolate Cc75 chromosome 6, C_canadensis_v1, whole genome shotgun sequence genome, the region GCAATTCATGTATAAACCAGATCCTAAAGCAAAGTACTTGAGAATTTAgcatttgtttgttttgttgtaCATATTTTCATCgttttaaaatgttttacaaATCGTTTATAGACTTTTTGATGGAAAGTTCACTCGTGTTTGTTCATTAAGTGAAATGAATGAATATGAATAAACATGAATATTGCTTCCGTTCGATTATGTTGGTTAAGTTTCGATGATAGTTCATGAACGTTTTACAACCCTACATATTGTTGCTAATAAAGTTTAGTTTTATGCTTTGGTAAGCATTCAATCTTTATTGTCTTCTTTTGTACCTGTTTTTCTccgtttttgtttttaattaatctttAGATTCATATGTTTAATTTCATCAAGTGTTTCTTTGAATATGGCATATTCTTTTGTGTTAAAGCTAAACAAGATCTTGTTATATCTTCAGGATTAAGACTTCATGGTGTTATGTTATTCAGTTTATAGAATAGGGACACTGTTTTCTCTTTTATCAAAATTTCCTATAATAAAAATGACTTACTTGAccttaaaaagtcaaattttgtCTCTAGGAAGATCCATACATACATAAGTTGCAAtgatacaattattattatgtcaTGGCTCATATGAACTTGTAAACTACTGGTATCAATTATTGTTACTACATACCAAATTTCTTGATATAGAAAATTGGAATTGTGCTAGATTTGAGGGAGTTCTTGATTGGAAATAACATGCATGTGGGTGATGGTCTTGCAAGGTCATTTTAGTCATCAAATTATATGTTTGTCTTTACCATATTATCTTATATTAAATCTCCTTCACATGCTACACATTTGTATGGTACTCTACTTCCACTCCATCATATTGGTACCAAACATTTAAGAGTCAaatcatttaactttttttcttttaacatcaACTAATATCTTTCCTGTTTTGTGGAGTGGAGGTTAACTGTACGTACaccaaatttaatttatttgcaTACCTGAATATCATCATGATGCATGTTGACGTATCCATCGAAAAGTTTAGAGTATATATAAACCTCGTTTGCAAAACCCTAGTTTAGGTTTGGATACACTTTTTGAAAGTTAATAGTATCATGATATTAAGTTGTTAGGCTTCGATATAATCAAAATGTAATATAACATGTTCTGAAGATGGTTTTTGGAATGTCTAAATAACACTTATTAATAACAGTTTTGTTGCAATTTGTAATTGAGTATTAAACTCATTATTATCTTTAAACAAATGATTATTGTGCGATAATTACAAATCCAAACACCCTCTTAGATGTTGCACACATAAGATTTGGTAGCTTATgttactttcatttttattgagcAGATGAGAACGGTGACTCTCACATATGGGAAGTCATTTACAAAATCTCAGCTGGAATCGTTAGAGGATTAGAATTTCTCCATACAGGGCTTCAAAGACCGATTATCCATGGAAATCTCAAATCTAAGAACATACTTTTGGGAAGGAACCATCAACCGTCTATTTCTGATTTTGGCCTACATCTACTTTTGAATTCAACAGCGGCACAAGAAATGCTTGAAGATGCTGCTGTCGAGGGTTACAAAGCGCCTGAATTGACTAAACTGAAAGAGTCAAATACCGGAAGTGATATCTACAATCTTGGGGTGATTTTACTTGAACTAATAACAGGTAAGGAACCGATTAATGGGAAAGCAAACCCTGATCAAGATTTCTATTTGCCAACATCAATAAGGAATGCAATCATGGATAAACGGATGTCAGATTTATATCATCCTGATGTTCTTGAAGTTGGCATTGGTGGATCAAGTTCTGTTAATGAAGACATTGTTATCAAATATGTGCAGCTTGCATTGGCTTGTTGCTCTCCTTTGCCTTCTCTTAGACCCGATATAAAGCAGATCTGCAAGAGGCTGGATGAAATCGGACCAAAATCTTGAAGAttaagtttgacttttaaaagtGAAATTTTGACAGGTTGAGGTAGAAATGGTCAAAATGTGTAAAATTTTGGCCACAATGGGATGAAGGCTCTCTGCTATGCCAATGTGCCGTGAAAGTTGTACTCAGATGAAGTAAAGGGTAGTACTTTGCTAAATCTCATAGGTCTCATCTGAGGCATTGCTGATTTAGTATCAACCCCATATCTATATTCAAAAGGGTGTTATTGATATGGGTCAAACAATTTTCTTGAATTGTCAAAGTCAGAGCCTTTATTGGTGGTTGACCCATGTATTAACTATTAAGTGGTATTGCTGTTCTTTGATCACCATGAAAAGCAAAACATCAAAATTATGGAGAATATTCAAAGGAGTGAATAATAGTTTAAACAGATTCAATACAACTGTTAGATATGACAAATGGAGTATTTCATTTGTATCTTTTTTCATACATCAGACACACTCACGCAAAGGGCAATTCCAGTtcattttgtttaatatttagCTGTCAAAGATGGTTGAGAAGTTAAATGGGCCAAAGTGTCTACTACTGTAGTCTGTAGATGATGgagaatataattaataaaacaagcTAGATTtgctaataattattatttgcaTGTGAAATATGAGTTATTGGTCAAGCTAGTTGGTGGCTATTTGTCATCGTCATCGACACTTAATGTTGATAACATATTTTTTAGTATCAAAAAGTAAGAATGTATTGTGACAAGCAAATGAACTTTATActtaatcaaaataataataataataaaaaattgtacttaTTCATTTTATTGGGGACATGTATTGCTAACTTGTTACTTTTCCACTTACACACACGTTTGTTCCACTTAAAAAGGCAGTTGATTTTATTGAAGGATTGAAGATAAGGTGAATGATATATCtacattaatttttttgtcATCTATAACAaacgtatatattatattgtacaatgtataactatataaagcgtgtattgttgtagatggcaaaaacttgttgtagatttatcattcCCCGAAAGATTAGATCTTAAGTCTTAAACAGTAATATATACAACATAATTTATCCATCTACAACAAGGGTTTAGTATCTGGggatgtaagtaacttttatattttttctattgtgtgaatgtaactttcatttggttcattgtatgtaatcaacccgccaaattgaacgattaatgtaaaagtgtatatgtgtcacaccatatgagctgccacgtagaagtttttgattggtcaaccttaaaattttacattaatcgttcaaatttagcgggttagttgcatacaatgaaccaaatgaaagttacattcacacaatagaaaaaatgtaaaagttatttacaCTTT harbors:
- the LOC122604045 gene encoding putative kinase-like protein TMKL1 encodes the protein MEKKQMLILIVTLSSCFVIFVIILFFVCICMCKRRNKDSIKNNNNNSKSWDKEANHESGVEEMDMKGEFIKFQGGEDLTCFDILDAPGEVIGKSSFGTLYRANLLSDSVLLLRFLRPACTIGKLQDVMHVVQLLGSIRHPNLVPLCGFYSGPRGEKLLVHPFYRRGNLAQFIRDENGDSHIWEVIYKISAGIVRGLEFLHTGLQRPIIHGNLKSKNILLGRNHQPSISDFGLHLLLNSTAAQEMLEDAAVEGYKAPELTKLKESNTGSDIYNLGVILLELITGKEPINGKANPDQDFYLPTSIRNAIMDKRMSDLYHPDVLEVGIGGSSSVNEDIVIKYVQLALACCSPLPSLRPDIKQICKRLDEIGPKS